The Pan paniscus chromosome 1, NHGRI_mPanPan1-v2.0_pri, whole genome shotgun sequence genome has a segment encoding these proteins:
- the FASLG gene encoding tumor necrosis factor ligand superfamily member 6, whose translation MQQPFNYPYPQIYWVDSSASSPWAPPGTVLPCPTSVPRRPGQRRPPPPPPPPPLPPPPPPPLPPLPLPPLKKRGNHSTGLCLLVMFFMVLVALVGLGLGMFQLFHLQKELAELRESTSQMHTASSLEKQIGHPSPPPEKKELRKVAHLTGKPNSRSMPLEWEDTYGIVLLSGVKYKKGGLVINETGLYFVYSKVYFRGQSCNNLPLSHKVYMRNSKYPQDLVMMEGKMMSYCTTGQMWARSSYLGAVFNLTSADHLYVNVSELSLVNFEESQTFFGLYKL comes from the exons ATGCAGCAGCCCTTCAATTACCCATATCCCCAGATCTACTGGGTGGACAGCAGTGCCAGCTCTCCCTGGGCCCCTCCAGGCACAGTTCTTCCCTGTCCAACCTCTGTGCCCAGAAGGCCTGGTCAAAGgaggccaccaccaccaccgccaccgcCACCACTACCACCTCCACCGCCGCCACCACTGCCTCCACTACCGCTGCCACCCCTGAAGAAGAGAGGGAACCACAGCACAGGCCTGTGTCTCCTTGTGATGTTTTTCATGGTTCTGGTTGCCTTGGTAGGATTGGGCCTGGGGATGTTTCAGCTCTTCCACCTACAGAAGGAGCTGGCAGAACTCCGAGAG TCTACCAGCCAGATGCACACAGCATCATCTTTGGAGAAGCAAATAG GCCACCCCAGTCCACCCCCTGAAAAAAAGGAGCTGAGGAAAGTGGCCCATTTAACAG GCAAGCCCAACTCAAGGTCCATGCCTCTGGAATGGGAAGACACCTATGGAATTGTCCTGCTTTCTGGAGTGAAGTATAAGAAGGGTGGCCTTGTGATCAATGAAACTGGGCTGTACTTTGTATATTCCAAAGTATACTTCCGGGGTCAATCTTGCAACAACCTGCCCCTGAGCCACAAGGTCTACATGAGGAACTCTAAGTATCCCCAGGATCTGGTGATGATGGAGGGGAAGATGATGAGCTACTGCACTACTGGGCAGATGTGGGCCCGCAGCAGCTACCTGGGGGCAGTGTTCAATCTTACCAGTGCTGATCATTTATATGTCAACGTATCTGAGCTCTCTCTGGTCAATTTTGAGGAATCTCAGACGTTTTTCGGCTTATATAAGCTCTAA